Below is a genomic region from Enterobacteriaceae bacterium ESL0689.
TAACAGAGATGTTGCGGATTGTGGGGATCTGCTATTTTTATTTCCTGCATCTAGATGCGTATAAAGTCTCTTGTCACAGACTTACTAAAACGTCTCATCAAGCCACTGAGAAGCCACCACTTTACCGACAATTAGACCTATTCAATGACATTTTCACATTCTCGGTCAGCGCTAAAGCTTGTTGTAAGCAATCGACTCATGAATTAGGGCTTTCCCCATGATATAGAGCTGGTCCTGGTTTTCTTCAGTAACATACCAGTCTTTGTATGCCGGGTTATCTGAAAGCACGGCTAACTGGAGCCCCTGCATTTGCAGACGCTTGACATGAAAGTGCTGCCCAAAGACAAATGCGTATACTCCGTCAACCTTGAAACTTCTCACTGATACATCAAAGAAGAGGCGATCACCAGACTGAATTGTTGGGCACATGCTGTCACCGTCTACAGTCATTACCTTCACATCGTGCTGAGAGCGATTACCGAAGAGGGAGCGCGCGTGCTCAGTTGTAAACTCAATAGCATGCAGAACTTCTACAAAATCAGAAATCATAAATGAGCCTGGTCCCGCACTAACAGCCAGGTCGAGAACATCGACACGGAATATGTCTGAAACTGCTTGAGCTGATAAAGCGAATTCTGGCTGCTTTCCCTCATTATGCATTTCTCCCTTTCCAGAGCTAAGCCAATCAGGCATAACTCTGAGCGCATTAGCTATTTCCACAAGCTTGGTGGTTTGGTTCGCCTTGCCTGTTTCAATTTTCTGAATAGCTGCCTGGCTAACTCCAATCATATCCCCGAGTGCCTTTTGTGTTAGGCCCCGCGTAGTGCGTGCTTCTTTGAGTCTTTCAGCGAGTGTCGTTTTCATAAGATCAAATGTACAACCGTGGTTTTAATTCAGCAAACGAAAATGGTTGTTGACTAAATACAACCATAGTTTTATTATCCATTCTTATTCACTACGGAGGTTGTTATGAACCTAACTATTAAAACCGCTATCACCATCGTCGGGTCTCAAAAAGCCCTTGGTGACGCATGCGCAGTGTCGCAGCAGGCGGTTTACAAGTGGCTACACAACAAAGCAAAGGTTTCTCCGGAGCATGTGAACTGCATCGTGAAAGCAACTGGTGGTGAAATTCAGGCTTATCAGATTCGCCCAGATTTACCGACGCTGTTCCCGTCACCGGACGACAGCAACGCCGCCTGACAGGCGTCCTAACACAAGAGGAAGTATCACAAATGGAAAACTCAATTAACCGCAACAAGATCAATGCCCGTCGTATTGAGTCATGGTTGCTCAACAGAATCGCCATGAAAGGTGGCAACAACGTAGCTAAAGAAATCGGCGTCGATAAAGCGCAGATAACCCGCTGGAAAGAAAACTGGTTACCGAAAATGGCAATGCTGTTGGCCGTTCTGGAATGGGGTGTCGTTGATGATGATATGGATAGGCTGGCAAGAGAGGTTGCTGCGGTGCTAACAAAGAAAAAATCCCCGGCTGCAACCGAGGATTCAGATCATGTCACCATGCAATTCTGAGACGAATAACTGGAACAATTCACAGGAATAATTATGACAAATACAGCAGAAATAATCAAATTTCCTGTGCCTGAAGCGGCACCTAAGGAGCCACGCGTGGCAGAGCTTGATGATGGCTATACACGCATCGCCAATGAGTTATACGAGGAGCTTATTGGCGCAAACCTGACTAAAAACCAGGCTAAGGTAGCTCATGCTGTTTGCCGAAAAACTTATGGGTTCAACAAAAAGGTTGATCGCATTTCAGATTCCCAGATTGCGCAGTTGACTAATTTGCCGCGCCAGAAGGTTAACGCGGCAAAAAATGAGTTACTGGCAATGAAAGTTCTCATCTCAGAGGGGGGATTAATCGGGCCAAACAAAAACCTGAATGAGTGGGATATTCCGGATACTAAAGCTGCGCCAAAGTGTCACCACAATAGTGACTGTCACCATAGTGGTGACACTGTCCCCACGGTAGTGACAAAAAGTGTCACCAAAACAGTGACAGGGCTGTCCCCACAGTGGGGACACACAAAAGACACTATTACAAAAGACAAGAAAGACAATATAAATAAACCCCCTATAGTCCCCCTTGTGAAAATTTCTGGCAAATCTGAAAAATCACAAAAACGAGCCACTCAGTTCCCTGAAAATTTCACGCCAACTGAAAACAACCAACGGCTGGCGAATGAGCTGTGTGTTGATCTGCAGGCCGAAATGGCTGCGTTTTCAGATTACCACCGTTCAAAGGGTTCAACGTACAAAGACTGGAACCTGGCACTGAATACCTGGTTACGCAATGCCGTTAAATTCGGACGCTGCTCGCATCCTGCACAGCCGCAATCTGTGGCGAAGTCACGATCTGAAAACTTTTCCGCGAAAGACTACGGCAAAACTGAAATTCCTGACTGGGCGAGAGACTAATCATGACACTTGATGAAAAAATCGCGCATTTAGAAAAACAAATTGAGGAACTTAGCAATCCTCCAGCATTGATTGAAAATACTGAAATTTCAATCAGTACAATGAACTGTGAAAAACATGGTGAATTCGAATGCCGAACCCGTGTTTACACTGGAAAGCTGTTCAAGATACCGAGCACAACGAGCAAATGCCCTGCCTGTCTGCGGGATGATCTTATAAATCTCCAGGCTGAAAAAATCCGTCTCGACGACGCAGCCAGGCAACGAAACATCGATCAACTGATGGAAACTCTGAATATTCCAGGAAGGTTTTTATTCTGCACCCTCAACAACTATCAACCAGTTAACAATGATGCCAAACGTGTTTTAAAGGTGTGTCAGGCATACGCAAATCGCTGGCCTGAGCGGTTACAGAAAGGAGGGGGATTGGTGATGTGCGGAAAGCCCGGAACGGGAAAAAATCATCTGGCCTTTGGTATCGCACGGGTCGCAATTACTGAACACCAAAGCCCAACAATATTCACCACTGCACTAAAGATTGCTCGTGAATACAAAGCAACATGGTCGAAAGGATCAACCCGTACTGAAGACGATGTGATCTGCTATTTCACAAAACCCGATCTTCTGATTATCGACGAAATAGGTGTTCAATTTGGAAGCGATGCTGAAAAGTTAATTCTGTTTGAAATTATTAATACTCGCTATGAGCAAATGAAACCCACGATCCTGATCAGCAATCAGACTAAAGAAGAGTTATCCGCGTTTATTGGTGAACGTATTATTGACCGCATGAACGAAGGGGGAGGTTGCACGTTGTCATTCACATGGGACTCGTACAGGTCTAAAGGGGTCGCATGATGGCACAGATTCAACTGATAAAACTCAATTCCACAACCCTGACCCCGGCAACGCCAGAGGCCAGCGAATTTTTGCAACGTATCAAAACAGGTGTGTGGCTCAACTGCGACGTCAGGCAGGCCAGAAACTACCTGTTCCACAAACGTTTTTTTGCACTCCTGAATCTCGGATTTGACTACTGGACACCAGCAGGCGGGACTGTCACGCAGGCTGAAAAACAGTATCTGACTGGTTATATCCGTTATTTAATCTCAATTGTCGGCAACGGCGAAACCCTGTACGAAACAGAGCGCGAATATACCCGCCGTGAGGCACAACACCGGGCTGACGGTCACGCTGTCGTTAAATCGTTTGAGGCGTTCCGCCGCTGGGCCACAATTGAGGCTGGTTTTTACACCGAATATATCCTGCCTGATAACACCCGCCGCCGTGAGGCAAATTCAATCAGTTTTGCCAGTCTGGACGAAACAGGATTTCGTGAGGTTTACAAATCTGTTTTTAACGTCCTGTGGAACACAATTCTGCGCCGCAAATTTCCGTCACAGCAGGAAGCTGAAAACGTGGCAATGCAATTACTGGAGCTGGCCGCATGAGGAATATTAAATCTGAACTCGTTGAATTTATCAGGAAAAATCCTGGTGCAAAGAGAAGTGAAATTTTTAGTGAGTTTAAAAAGCTGTCGTTTTCAGAGGTGGACAGCGCGATTTATCAGCTCGAAAAACACGGGGAGATTATCTGTATCAACACCGGGAGATACATCTATTTCGTCGCAGGCGAGGGTGCTCTTGAGCGGTATTTGCTGGGGAAAAATACCAGTGATCTACTGGATCTGGAAACGACAGCAATTGAGCTGCGGGAAAAACACCTGTATCGCCGTGCTGCTACGGTCTGGCAGCAACTGTGTGATTCAATAACCGCGACTGAAGATATGCGTGATTGCTATGTATTTCTGAAAAACCTCTGTATCGGCTACGCCAGAAAACCGGGGAATTCTGTAGAGGATTTTAATCTGGCCGGTCGTTATTGCGGAGGTGATCTGTGAGATACGGTTCTGTGTGTAGTGGGATTGAGGCGGCGTCCGTTGCGTGGGAATCGCTGGGCTGGGAACCCGCCTGGTTTGCTGAAACTGAGCCGTTTCCGTCCGCGGTACTGGCTCACCACTGGCCGCACGTCGCCAACCTGGGGGATATGACGAAAGTCGCCGCCCTGATTGCAGATAATCAAATCGAAGCCCCTGGTGTGCTGGTGGGGGGCACTCCCTGCCAGGCGTTCAGTATTGCCGGATTACGCAACGGACTAGCCGACAGCCGTGGCCAGTTAACTCTCTCCTACGTGGAATTAGCCAATGAAATTGATAAAAAACGCCGCGAACGCGGGGAACCAGAATCAGTTATCGTCTGGGAAAACGTCCCCGGCGTCCTCAACAGCAGAGATAACGCGTTCGGCTGTTTCCTGGCGGGACTGGCCGGAGAGCGCGACGAACTGCAGCCACCAGGGGGCAGGTGGACAAACGCGGGTTGTGTGTCTGGCCCCCAACGAGATATTGCCTGGAGAGTTCTCGACGCTGAATTTTTCGGAGTGGCCCAACGACGCCGCCGTGTGTTTGTTATCGCAAGTGCTCGAACAGACCTCAATCCCGCCAAAATACTATTTGAGTGCGACGGCGTGCGCCGGGATACTCCGCCGAGCCGCGAAACGCAAACGGAAACTACCGGCACTACTGGAAAACGCGCTAATAGCGGTAGCCACTGGGGCAATCCAGCCGCCCCACACCCAACCCTGAATCAGTCGAATAACACTGGTGGAATTGGTCTGAGTAATCAGGAAATTTTCTCTCAGCGTGGTTCCGGGCTGGTTTCGGATACCTATTCTGATATTGCCAGAACGTTACTGGCGAAATCTAACGACAGTGTGGCTGAGGATTTAGACACCTACGTTCTGGCCTACGGCGGGGGCAATACGAGCGGAAGTATTGACGTGGCAACTGCGTGTACAGCCCACGGTGTGAGGCTGGATTTTGACACAGAAACGTTTGCTGTACACGGAACGCAAGACCCCGACACCAGCCGCGAACTGGCGCACACGCTGGGGAGGAATTACGGGCAGGAAAACGCCTGTATTTCGTTCAGCTATAAAGACGATGGAGGTGACGCAATAGAAAATCTCTCGCCTACGATTCGTGCGGGCAATCACAACACCAGCCACGCAAATAGCGGGCAGCCACCAGCAATAGCGTTGGCTGGAAATACTATCGGACGATCCCCCTGTAACGGCGGCAACGGAACCGGATATAACCAGGAAATCTGTTATACCCTCACAAAAACCGATATTCACGGCGTTGTTGCTAACGCGCGGGTTCGCCGCCTGACCCCCGTTGAGTGTGAGCGGTTGCAGGGATTCCCGGATAACCACACACAGATCCCCTGGAGAGGTCAAGATGCGGTTGATTGTCCGGATGGGCCGCGTTACAAAGCGATCGGCAATAGTATGGCTGTGCCGGTCATGCGCTGGCTCGGCCAGCGCATTGCCGCTGTACTACCAGTAAACAGCACAGCAGAAGCTATTCAGGCTCGCCCCTGTTTTGGTGGCAGCAATACCCCGACACCACTGCGCAATCTCTGGCAAACTCCACTGGAGATATTCGCTGCGCTGAACGCTGAATTTATATTCCAGTTAGACGCTGCCGCCGCTGTTGATAACGCACTGTGCCACAAATTTATTACCGCAGAACAAAACACACTGATCACACCGTGGAGCGATTATCTGGAAACAGGTTACGTCTGGCTGAATCCACCCTACAGCAATATCGCCCCGTTTATACGCAAAGCGGCAGAGGAAAATAAAAATCACCAAATCGGCACCGTCGCGCTGTTGCCTGCTGATACCTCGGTTGGCTGGTTCAGGGAGGCTATTCAGACGGCCAGTGAGGTGCGGTTTATTACAGGTGGACGACTGTCATTTATTAACCCGGAAACCGGTAAACCAGTAAACGGTAACAATAAAGGTTCGCTGCTGGTGATCTGGCACCCGTACCCGCGCACGCACTGCCGGTTTACAACTGTGGAACGTGACGAACTGATGAATTTTGGGGCAAAAATTTTATCCGGGAGTGTGGCTGTATGAGTCGAGTGATCAACCTCAGGAACGCAGCGCGTGGCCGCGAATGTACCGTTCGTATTCCGGGTACGTGCAATCACAATCCTGAAACCAGTGTATTAGCCCACTATCGACTGGCGGGCACCTGTGGTATCGCCTGTAAACCCGACGATTTACAGGCCGCTATTGCGTGTAGTGCGTGCCACGACCTGATAGACGACAGAACGAAATCCACTGAATACACCCGCGAGGAACTGAGACTGTTTCATGCTGAGGGTGTATTGAGAACACAGGAAATCTGGCGCAGAGAGGGGTTAATAAAATCATGAGCGAATATCGGGTTACCCTGCCGTGGCCACCGAGCAACAACCGCTATTACCGGCACAACCGGGGGCGTACTCACGTCAGCACAGAGGGGCAGAATTACCGAAACCGGGTATCTGAAATAATCAGACTCGCCCGGCTGGATATCGGGATAGCGTCGCCGGTGAAAATAAAAATCGAGTGTTACGTTCCTGATCGCCGTCGCCGTGACCTGGACAATCTGCAAAAAGCGGCGTTTGACGCACTGACTAAAGCTGGTTTCTGGCTGGACGATTCTCAGGTTGTTGATTACAGAGTTAAAAAAATGCCCGTTGTCAAAAACGGGCGGTTAGATTTGACGGTTACCGAGCTGGGCGTTCTGGCGTAAATCAGAGGATATAAAAATGACACCACGGCAACGACGTGCACGCCAGGCAGGGCTGGAACAGGCGGCAGCGGCTCCACGCAAACGCTGGCTGGGAAAATTTAAACCGATCACCGCCGTGCAGAGTGCCTGGGTAAAATCGTTACTCAATATCTGGGGTGAGTGTTACGGAGGGGAATCGTCAGAGGAGCGGGCGCTTGTTTACCGGGGGTTCTGGGGTTGTATTCAGGATTCTGAGTGGTCAGACGACGAGGCCAGGCGAATCACGGAGACAATCAAAAAACTCCACAAAATCGGTTACAGAGGGGCAGAATTACTGACTGTGGCAAACGGGATATTGTGGCCGCAAAAAATTGTTTCCGATTCACTGGCAAAACAGACCCGGCATGACGACGCTGATTTTGTCGAACGGTGCATCCTGTCAGCACTGGATAAAAACGATCCTGTTTATCTGGTAGGAATTGATTTTTACGGTCGCCGTAAACGTGTCAGTGAGATCGCCCGTTTTTTACAGGGAATAGCTCCGTGGCTGACGAGGAAACAGGCGGAGGATCGCGTCAGATGGTGTATCAGCCACTTTAACTGTGCTGTTTTTCTGGAGATGAAGGCGGCTATGAAGCCTGTAATATAGCCGTTTTTTATATGTGATTTTTGGGTTATACAATTTTGTTATTAGCGGATGCCGTTAGTTGATCTCCTGAATAATTAGGGTTATTAAAGCAGCTCCAATATGGAATTTGGGGGATTGTTATGGCACTCAATTTTGCTGCTCTCTGGGATGCATATCCTGGGCTGTTTGATGATGGAAATCCGTGCAGACTAAAAGACGGACGAGCAAGTTTCGAAAATCAGTGCGCTATCAGACTGGGTACGGCACTGGCAAAGTGTGGTTATGACGTAACGAAATTGCAGGCGCAATTTTGCTGGCACCATCCGAAAAGTGCCGGGCATATACTCAGGGCGGAAGAACTGGTCAATGCGCTGAAACGTCAGCCCTTACCTGGTATCTTCCCGGCAGTAAAAGTTTCAGTTGAAAATTTTGATAGAGTATTACGGGGCACTACAGGAATTATTTTTTTAAAGACTACTGGCAGCGTAATAATGAGTCGTTTACCAACCGCTCTGGTGATCACATTGATCTGTGGAATGGGACACGTCTAACAACGTACATAAGTTATTTCCGTGTCCAGTTTGGTTTGCACTGGATTGGTGGATATAGTGATTTTTTCGATTCTAAAGAAGTTTGGTTCTGGAGAATAATATGACAGTCATTAAACTGATCTTCTCTGCCTTTCTTGGTATCGTATGTTTTCTGGCCCCCTGGTTTGCTATCTATCCCTCCTTCTGTCATTTTTTTGTTGGTCCCATTATGGGCGAAGATCAGATGATGAAAAATTTTGGAATCATGCTTTTTGGGACCCCGCTGATAGCTATAGCTGGTGGGGTTATTGGCTGGCGCACGGGCAGGAAACTGTTAAAAAAGCGGAATGAAAAAAAATTAAATGAAATGCTTGAAAACGAGTAAAAAAAGTTGATAATGCTGATATGCTCTGCAGAGTTGTGTAAGCAACGATAAGAAGCAAACTGAAACCCAAAACCAAAGGCCCCGTTTATCGGGGCTTTTGCGTTTCTGTATATTAGTTGTGGAATGGGCGGCTGGTCGGGTGTTAGCGCACCCAGCCAGCCATCTGCTCATGCTACGGATCACAAGCAAACCAGGGCCCACCGCTATAGCACTACAGCATCAGTGAGCCTATCAAAAAATGGCGTTGTGATCTAATGAAAACTACTGTTAATTTAAACAGTATAAAGCTGGTCAATTCTGACTCACTCAGTTTTATCAAAACCCTCCCCGATAACCACATTGATCTGATAGTTACCGATCCACCGTATTACCGTGTTAAATCCTGTAACTGGGACAATCAGTGGGATAGTGAGACGGAATATCTGGCGTGGCTTGACAAATTTCTTGCTGAGTTCTGGCGGGTGCTGAAACCCTCCGGCAGTCTCTATCTGTTCTGTGGTCACAGATTATCAGCCGATATTGAACTGCGGGTGCGCCAGCGGTTTAGTGTGCTGAATCACATTATCTGGGCGAAACCGTCAGGAAGGTGGAATGGTTCTAATAAAGAGAGCCTGCGTGCGTATTTCCCCGCCACTGAGCGCGTGATTTTCGCGGAGCACTACACAGGGCCATTCAGACCCAAAAACGACAGCTACGCTGTAAAATGTGCGGAGCTGAAACAAACTGTATTCGCCCCGCTAATTGATTATTTCCGATCTGCCAGAGAATCGCTGGGAATTACAGCAAAGCAGATCAATGAGGCGACAGGAACGCAAATGGCAAATCACTGGTTCGGTAGCAGTCAGTGGCAGTTGCCAGGCGAAACGCAGTATCTGAAACTACAAAAACTGTTTGAGCGTGTTGCAGCAGAAAAACACCAGGCGGGAATACTGGGCACGCCACACAGTGATCTATCCAGGGAATACGATACGTTGAACAAAAATTATCGTGAACTCTGTGCGAAATTTGAAACCCTGCGGCGTCCATTTTCTGTTTCTGTGAACGTTCCCTACACAGACGTCTGGACACACAAGCCGGTTCAGTTTTATCCGGGCAAACACCCCTGTGAGAAACCGGCTGAAATGCTGACGCAGATAATCAGTGCCAGCAGCAGGCCGGGGGATTTAGTGGCTGATTTTTTCATGGGTTCAGGTTCAACGCTCAAGGCGGCACTGGCACTGGGTCGTCGGGGTATTGGTGTTGAACTGGAACGAGAGAG
It encodes:
- a CDS encoding phage N-6-adenine-methyltransferase; translated protein: MRYGSVCSGIEAASVAWESLGWEPAWFAETEPFPSAVLAHHWPHVANLGDMTKVAALIADNQIEAPGVLVGGTPCQAFSIAGLRNGLADSRGQLTLSYVELANEIDKKRRERGEPESVIVWENVPGVLNSRDNAFGCFLAGLAGERDELQPPGGRWTNAGCVSGPQRDIAWRVLDAEFFGVAQRRRRVFVIASARTDLNPAKILFECDGVRRDTPPSRETQTETTGTTGKRANSGSHWGNPAAPHPTLNQSNNTGGIGLSNQEIFSQRGSGLVSDTYSDIARTLLAKSNDSVAEDLDTYVLAYGGGNTSGSIDVATACTAHGVRLDFDTETFAVHGTQDPDTSRELAHTLGRNYGQENACISFSYKDDGGDAIENLSPTIRAGNHNTSHANSGQPPAIALAGNTIGRSPCNGGNGTGYNQEICYTLTKTDIHGVVANARVRRLTPVECERLQGFPDNHTQIPWRGQDAVDCPDGPRYKAIGNSMAVPVMRWLGQRIAAVLPVNSTAEAIQARPCFGGSNTPTPLRNLWQTPLEIFAALNAEFIFQLDAAAAVDNALCHKFITAEQNTLITPWSDYLETGYVWLNPPYSNIAPFIRKAAEENKNHQIGTVALLPADTSVGWFREAIQTASEVRFITGGRLSFINPETGKPVNGNNKGSLLVIWHPYPRTHCRFTTVERDELMNFGAKILSGSVAV
- a CDS encoding replication protein — protein: MTNTAEIIKFPVPEAAPKEPRVAELDDGYTRIANELYEELIGANLTKNQAKVAHAVCRKTYGFNKKVDRISDSQIAQLTNLPRQKVNAAKNELLAMKVLISEGGLIGPNKNLNEWDIPDTKAAPKCHHNSDCHHSGDTVPTVVTKSVTKTVTGLSPQWGHTKDTITKDKKDNINKPPIVPLVKISGKSEKSQKRATQFPENFTPTENNQRLANELCVDLQAEMAAFSDYHRSKGSTYKDWNLALNTWLRNAVKFGRCSHPAQPQSVAKSRSENFSAKDYGKTEIPDWARD
- a CDS encoding helix-turn-helix transcriptional regulator; this encodes MKTTLAERLKEARTTRGLTQKALGDMIGVSQAAIQKIETGKANQTTKLVEIANALRVMPDWLSSGKGEMHNEGKQPEFALSAQAVSDIFRVDVLDLAVSAGPGSFMISDFVEVLHAIEFTTEHARSLFGNRSQHDVKVMTVDGDSMCPTIQSGDRLFFDVSVRSFKVDGVYAFVFGQHFHVKRLQMQGLQLAVLSDNPAYKDWYVTEENQDQLYIMGKALIHESIAYNKL
- a CDS encoding DUF1367 family protein, which encodes MAQIQLIKLNSTTLTPATPEASEFLQRIKTGVWLNCDVRQARNYLFHKRFFALLNLGFDYWTPAGGTVTQAEKQYLTGYIRYLISIVGNGETLYETEREYTRREAQHRADGHAVVKSFEAFRRWATIEAGFYTEYILPDNTRRREANSISFASLDETGFREVYKSVFNVLWNTILRRKFPSQQEAENVAMQLLELAA
- a CDS encoding helix-turn-helix domain-containing protein gives rise to the protein MNLTIKTAITIVGSQKALGDACAVSQQAVYKWLHNKAKVSPEHVNCIVKATGGEIQAYQIRPDLPTLFPSPDDSNAA
- a CDS encoding DUF1364 domain-containing protein — translated: MINLRNAARGRECTVRIPGTCNHNPETSVLAHYRLAGTCGIACKPDDLQAAIACSACHDLIDDRTKSTEYTREELRLFHAEGVLRTQEIWRREGLIKS
- a CDS encoding CII family transcriptional regulator translates to MENSINRNKINARRIESWLLNRIAMKGGNNVAKEIGVDKAQITRWKENWLPKMAMLLAVLEWGVVDDDMDRLAREVAAVLTKKKSPAATEDSDHVTMQF
- the rusA gene encoding crossover junction endodeoxyribonuclease RusA, coding for MSEYRVTLPWPPSNNRYYRHNRGRTHVSTEGQNYRNRVSEIIRLARLDIGIASPVKIKIECYVPDRRRRDLDNLQKAAFDALTKAGFWLDDSQVVDYRVKKMPVVKNGRLDLTVTELGVLA
- a CDS encoding ATP-binding protein, which encodes MTLDEKIAHLEKQIEELSNPPALIENTEISISTMNCEKHGEFECRTRVYTGKLFKIPSTTSKCPACLRDDLINLQAEKIRLDDAARQRNIDQLMETLNIPGRFLFCTLNNYQPVNNDAKRVLKVCQAYANRWPERLQKGGGLVMCGKPGTGKNHLAFGIARVAITEHQSPTIFTTALKIAREYKATWSKGSTRTEDDVICYFTKPDLLIIDEIGVQFGSDAEKLILFEIINTRYEQMKPTILISNQTKEELSAFIGERIIDRMNEGGGCTLSFTWDSYRSKGVA
- a CDS encoding site-specific DNA-methyltransferase codes for the protein MKTTVNLNSIKLVNSDSLSFIKTLPDNHIDLIVTDPPYYRVKSCNWDNQWDSETEYLAWLDKFLAEFWRVLKPSGSLYLFCGHRLSADIELRVRQRFSVLNHIIWAKPSGRWNGSNKESLRAYFPATERVIFAEHYTGPFRPKNDSYAVKCAELKQTVFAPLIDYFRSARESLGITAKQINEATGTQMANHWFGSSQWQLPGETQYLKLQKLFERVAAEKHQAGILGTPHSDLSREYDTLNKNYRELCAKFETLRRPFSVSVNVPYTDVWTHKPVQFYPGKHPCEKPAEMLTQIISASSRPGDLVADFFMGSGSTLKAALALGRRGIGVELERERFEQTVAEIREN
- a CDS encoding T6SS effector amidase Tae4 family protein encodes the protein MALNFAALWDAYPGLFDDGNPCRLKDGRASFENQCAIRLGTALAKCGYDVTKLQAQFCWHHPKSAGHILRAEELVNALKRQPLPGIFPAVKVSVENFDRVLRGTTGIIFLKTTGSVIMSRLPTALVITLICGMGHV